In the genome of Persephonella sp. KM09-Lau-8, one region contains:
- the glnD gene encoding [protein-PII] uridylyltransferase produces MNKTLEKKKQEILKNYFDKKEEIVQKHRAGADGLETVRSLSDLTDETIKQLAEISFKDLSQIAIVVLGGYGRRELCFKSDIDLSLVFEPDNFEQLKEGIENFYYALLDLKVDIGFSPRDIKTFLDLSKEDLTVATSLLQGRFIIGNKELYDELIKKFKRLIRRKRSAYINATLRARKMRYQRTGSTIYMMEPHIKEGEGGLRDFHEVFWIAKVLDDVPDYHYFVENNIILEEEYQELIRAYNFLLRLRNEMHLICNKRCDVLVRPLQEEVAKKLGYVEAPYDEEALRESVEKMMRLYYLYAKSINTITRRILKALTEEDELEIHEPIDDVFSRTSIELDVFNKNKFEKDVKNILKAFLYFKEYNLDFSSELEFLIRKNEGKIRENRDNPEIKRLVRKIFSDPKNLAKTLRKMQDFYVLDDLIPEFGYQRCHFQYDAYHKYTTDAHAIKAVEELESLKKVDHPHRKMMYELYKEIDRVDLLIWAIFLHDIGKGHKTDHCILGEKMARDIMRRFGYPERDAEIVSFLVRHHLDMSKISQRRNLNDPKVINDFAKTIKNKELLKMLTVLTWCDANAVGPNIWNDWKNSLLWELYHKTMEVLEENVSYEEIAARKIEEKRKKLYALLEAELGEERAKFHMQRFSEYYLLSTPLDTMIRHIKMEELLFKTGKPQFFFDKNYGVGFSELIVVLDSKKVKNPLLVVTGILSYMGINILSVYSYMRKDGIVVIDLQISTSSLEVVEDKKFEQFKELFAKYLDKKLTLEDLSKKRNTTFKASVIPPPTFVKVDNSSSDIYTIFDISGEDRIGLLFDIFKVFARFDLYVHIVKVATQGERIRDAFYVRTPDKRKITDEALLEQIKEQLYKVIKK; encoded by the coding sequence ATGAACAAAACACTGGAAAAAAAGAAGCAAGAAATATTAAAAAACTACTTTGATAAAAAAGAGGAAATCGTCCAGAAACATAGAGCAGGTGCCGACGGTCTGGAAACAGTCCGTTCATTATCAGACCTTACAGACGAAACCATAAAACAGCTTGCAGAGATATCCTTTAAAGATTTATCCCAGATAGCAATTGTTGTTTTAGGTGGATATGGAAGGAGAGAGCTCTGTTTTAAATCTGATATAGATTTGTCCCTTGTATTTGAGCCTGATAATTTTGAACAGCTAAAGGAAGGGATAGAAAATTTTTATTATGCTCTTTTAGACCTTAAAGTTGATATAGGTTTTTCGCCACGGGATATAAAAACTTTTCTTGATTTATCAAAAGAAGACCTTACCGTAGCAACTTCTTTGCTCCAAGGAAGATTTATCATTGGAAATAAAGAACTATATGACGAGCTGATAAAAAAATTCAAAAGATTAATCAGAAGAAAAAGGTCCGCCTACATAAATGCCACCCTCAGAGCTAGAAAAATGAGATACCAAAGAACCGGTTCAACCATTTACATGATGGAACCTCATATAAAAGAGGGTGAAGGAGGTCTGAGGGACTTCCATGAGGTTTTCTGGATTGCAAAAGTTTTAGATGACGTTCCTGATTATCACTACTTTGTAGAAAACAATATAATCCTTGAAGAGGAATATCAGGAACTTATCCGAGCTTATAACTTTCTCCTAAGGCTTAGAAATGAGATGCATCTAATATGCAACAAAAGATGTGATGTTCTTGTAAGACCTCTGCAGGAAGAAGTGGCTAAAAAGTTAGGCTATGTGGAAGCTCCATATGATGAGGAAGCCCTCAGGGAAAGTGTTGAAAAAATGATGAGGCTTTATTATCTGTATGCTAAATCAATCAATACTATAACCAGAAGAATTCTAAAAGCCCTTACTGAAGAAGATGAGCTGGAAATCCATGAACCAATAGATGATGTTTTCTCCAGGACATCAATAGAATTAGATGTGTTCAACAAAAACAAATTTGAAAAAGATGTAAAAAATATTCTGAAAGCATTCCTTTATTTCAAAGAATACAACCTTGATTTTTCTTCGGAACTGGAGTTTTTAATCAGAAAAAATGAAGGGAAAATAAGAGAAAACAGGGATAATCCAGAAATCAAAAGATTAGTAAGAAAAATATTCTCAGACCCTAAAAATCTGGCAAAAACCCTTAGAAAAATGCAGGACTTTTATGTCCTTGATGACCTTATACCTGAATTTGGCTACCAGAGATGCCATTTCCAGTATGATGCTTACCACAAATACACAACAGATGCCCATGCAATAAAAGCTGTAGAAGAACTTGAAAGCCTTAAGAAAGTTGACCACCCCCACAGAAAGATGATGTATGAACTTTACAAAGAAATAGACAGGGTTGACCTGCTAATATGGGCTATATTCCTGCATGATATAGGAAAAGGACACAAAACAGACCACTGTATCCTTGGAGAAAAAATGGCAAGGGATATTATGCGTAGATTTGGATATCCGGAAAGAGATGCAGAGATTGTTAGTTTTCTGGTGAGGCACCATCTTGATATGTCAAAAATATCCCAGAGAAGAAATCTAAACGACCCAAAAGTTATAAATGATTTTGCAAAGACCATTAAAAATAAAGAATTACTAAAAATGCTTACAGTCCTGACCTGGTGTGATGCAAATGCTGTTGGGCCTAATATATGGAATGACTGGAAAAATTCTCTACTTTGGGAGCTTTACCACAAAACAATGGAAGTCCTTGAAGAAAATGTCTCTTACGAGGAAATAGCAGCCAGAAAAATAGAAGAAAAAAGGAAAAAACTGTATGCACTCCTTGAAGCAGAACTTGGGGAAGAAAGGGCAAAATTCCATATGCAAAGATTTTCTGAGTATTATCTGCTTTCAACTCCACTGGACACTATGATAAGACATATCAAAATGGAAGAACTTTTATTCAAAACAGGTAAACCCCAATTCTTCTTTGACAAAAATTACGGTGTAGGATTTTCCGAGCTTATCGTTGTTCTGGATAGTAAAAAAGTAAAAAATCCATTACTTGTTGTAACAGGAATACTTTCTTATATGGGAATTAATATACTTTCTGTTTATAGCTATATGAGAAAAGATGGAATTGTTGTTATTGACCTTCAGATATCAACTTCATCCCTTGAAGTTGTTGAGGACAAAAAATTTGAGCAGTTTAAAGAATTATTTGCAAAATATCTTGATAAAAAACTTACCCTTGAAGACCTGTCCAAAAAAAGAAATACAACATTCAAAGCCTCTGTAATCCCTCCACCAACATTTGTAAAAGTGGACAACAGCTCATCTGACATTTACACCATATTTGATATTTCAGGAGAAGACAGAATAGGTCTTCTATTTGATATCTTTAAGGTCTTTGCAAGATTTGACCTTTATGTTCATATTGTCAAAGTCGCCACACAGGGAGAAAGAATAAGAGATGCCTTTTATGTAAGAACACCAGATAAAAGAAAAATCACCGATGAAGCCCTTTTAGAACAGATAAAAGAGCAGTTATACAAAGTAATCAAAAAATAA
- the groES gene encoding co-chaperone GroES — translation MAKITPLYDRVVIKPAEEVEEKTPSGIIIPDTAKEKPSEGEVIAVGEGRLLENGEIKPLKVKVGDKVIYSKYAGNEFVVDGEELIVLREDDILAIIQ, via the coding sequence ATGGCTAAAATCACACCACTCTACGATAGAGTAGTAATCAAGCCTGCAGAAGAAGTGGAAGAAAAAACTCCATCAGGAATTATCATCCCTGATACAGCTAAAGAAAAACCATCTGAAGGTGAAGTAATTGCTGTTGGTGAAGGAAGACTTTTAGAAAATGGTGAAATCAAACCATTAAAAGTAAAAGTTGGGGATAAAGTTATTTACAGCAAATATGCCGGAAATGAATTTGTTGTTGATGGTGAAGAACTTATAGTTCTCAGAGAAGACGACATCCTTGCTATTATCCAATAA